AACTAGCAGCGCAGCCAAAgccagagaaaaaaagagaaaataaaggaacagttcaacattttttttttttttgcaagaaacAGTATTCAATATAgatacaaacaacaaaaaatacaagagTACTTAAGGAAGCATATGTCTGAAAAGTATTAACAAAGACTTCAGCACTTCTGAAAATCATTTAGACCCTGAGGCACATAGGCTCGTTCAGTTGGGTGGGAAGAAGGGTTTTAGAGTCAGTAGACTCCAACcatgtcaaaataaaagaaactgcTCTgtgcagggaaaaaaaaaatcatggaatcAAATTCCAAAGCAATCAAGACATGAAATTGTCCGTCAATCAACAAGCAAATCACCAGACCAGCAGATACACATCTCAACCAGTTGAATGTTAGCATGTGATCATCTGCTTCCATCACAGAAGCCAGGCAGGAGCTTTAGAGACAGACCAATATATTTTCCAGGGTAATTTTTATGCTTAGCTAAGTAACCCTATGGAATGTAAAATACATTGTGCAGATGAGTATCCTAGGCCCTGACAAAGAGTTGATGAGTATTTCATTCCAGTTTGAAATACAAGAAAGGCTAATTTGAGCTCTcggttctctctctttttctaggcCCTCTTATTCTTTCTCCTTTCCTCCTTCACCTCCACCACCTACTTCCTCTCTTCCTCACTAAAATTCTACATGACAGTATCTCATGTACATTTACAGACCGCCACCAAACTTCTCAGCTCCTGGCTTTATTTGCAACATCAGACTCGTCAATCCCTGTAAATtcaaaaacctaattaattccTGGCCGATTAATTCCACAAAGTCCTACTTCCAAACTATGGTTCTTTAAGTTGCATGTCAAGGTTTTCCAGAAATTGAACATGCAATTCCAGCTATCAAGCAGCCATCCTATCTCTCAATCATCAACACAACCGACCTCAACATCAAACTACAAATCCAAAAACTTTAAGTTTTGGTTATCTAATCCTATAATTAGAAATCTTGTCAAACCCCACTCAACGACAAAAATATAAAGGCGGATTAATCCAAATCTGACCTGCATTATATTGCCCCAAAAgtaggaaaaaggaaaggaagggaAGAAAATTACCTCTCCATAACTAGTATAGCACCACTGCAAAAGAGAACTTCTCAAACTTTCTTGGTCCCGCACAAGTCTTTCTAACTCTTGCTTCCTGCTATCTTGTGCTTCTGGACTATATTCAAAATCACGAATCTAAATCACACGAGAGACAGAAACATAATGCATTAGAGATTCTAGACcaagttaaatattaaaaactcgAATTTTTTCTATATCTATAAAGCACAAGATTGAGTTACTCCTAGAACCATTTGAGTAAAAGCTAGAGTAAGTCAAACTGGGTACTACTCACTTGGAACCCTTTTTCACGTGCATTTGTTCTAAAATTGTCTGCCGCGCGCTTAAATAGTGTTACTGTGTAAAGAGCATATTCATTATCTTCATATAACTTCTTGGAGGACCTGGGAACCTAAAAGACACAAGATGGATAAATCAAGCTGGAATTGAGAAGtggcaagaaaaatataagCATGGCATGCTTAAATCCATCAGTTCACGTGTGCCTAAGTGAACAGGTCTCCCAGGCAACAATCCATATCATTGTTAGAGACGATAGCCATCCAAGCTGGAGCCACGGATAGAAgcatttatatataaagaaacacATCTTACCACATAGTTAGTCAGTGTTTCATAGCTTGCCAACCAGTCCTTCTGTGAATACTTGGGAACAATTGCGGGGAGGGTTATGAGGTGTTCAGAGATAATAATGTCCTCTGTTTTCACCAAATCCGAAAGATCACGAACAGCTAAGCTGAAACAGATAAAGGAGGGTCATGCCAGAAATAAGAGATGTAAATGATAGATCAAAACTCGGGATATGAATACCTTCCACTTTGCTTCCGATTGATAGCATTGAGCTGACTACGTACATTATTATACTCAGCAACACGAACCTAACAGAAAGGACAGGATTAAAAGTTCAAATTCCCAACTGAATATGCTACTAGAGCTATAGCCaggttttaaatatttaggCCTGGGTTATGAAATACCAgagtttttcatcaattaatattaaGGAACACTAAAAATTGCAACTAGGCTGGCAGTGTGTCGTACTTTTGTACAAGTCAATAAATGCATCTAACAGTAGCACATAATAGTAGCATAAAAAATGCAAGAGCATAAAACACATGTATGAATGAGCTTAAAAGCTTTTCATCTAGGTTAGATATTGAAATTCAGCTCGTGACATGGTGATTTGCTAAATGTTATCTACCATAAGAAATGTGGTGTGTTACTCCTGGTATTTCTCCTATgcttacataaaaaaacaaatcaattgacAATCAACTGTTCCATTAtccaaaaaacaataatcaccTTGAGGTCATCCTCAATCTTCGCCACTTGACTATGGATACTATCCACAATCTCTTTTAGAGGAGACATTGTTGGGTATTTTGCTTCATCCCAAACAAACCTAAAATCACAAATCCAAAACACAATCTGAGAAAATCAACCCCAAAACCCAAATCCCAAATTCACATCAAAATTTCAATGGACTGCAAAACTAACCTGGTTAGGTAAGAGTCAACTGGCACACCATCAACTGTCAAAGCATTGCTCTCCACACCTGATACCCTCTCAAATTCCTCAATCTGTCTCCTGGTCTTGTGTGACACTCCTTCTATAAAGTTACTCGACTGCACATTCAATTCAATCAaccaaaaattccaaaaaaccAAAGCATGCACTATTAA
This genomic interval from Populus alba chromosome 1, ASM523922v2, whole genome shotgun sequence contains the following:
- the LOC118055190 gene encoding V-type proton ATPase subunit C isoform X1 — translated: MTSRYWVVSLPVENSASSVWNRLQEQISKHSFDTPLYRFNIPNLRVGTLDLLLSLSDDLVKSSNFIEGVSHKTRRQIEEFERVSGVESNALTVDGVPVDSYLTRFVWDEAKYPTMSPLKEIVDSIHSQVAKIEDDLKVRVAEYNNVRSQLNAINRKQSGSLAVRDLSDLVKTEDIIISEHLITLPAIVPKYSQKDWLASYETLTNYVVPRSSKKLYEDNEYALYTVTLFKRAADNFRTNAREKGFQIRDFEYSPEAQDSRKQELERLVRDQESLRSSLLQWCYTSYGEVFSSWMHFCAVRVFAESILRYGLPPSFLACVLSPTTKSEKKVRSILEGFCDNSNSTHWKSEDEMGGGIFGLGGEADTYPYPSFTINLV
- the LOC118055190 gene encoding V-type proton ATPase subunit C isoform X2, whose amino-acid sequence is MTSRYWVVSLPVENSASSVWNRLQEQISKHSFDTPLYRFNIPNLRVGTLDLLLSLSDDLVKSSNFIEGVSHKTRRQIEEFERVSGVESNALTVDGVPVDSYLTRFVWDEAKYPTMSPLKEIVDSIHSQVAKIEDDLKVRVAEYNNVRSQLNAINRKQSGSLAVRDLSDLVKTEDIIISEHLITLPAIVPKYSQKDWLASYETLTNYVVPRSSKKLYEDNEYALYTVTLFKRAADNFRTNAREKGFQIRDFEYSPEAQDSRKQELERLVRDQESLRSSLLQWCYTSYGEGLTSLMLQIKPGAEKFGGGL